Proteins from a single region of Deltaproteobacteria bacterium:
- the fdhD gene encoding formate dehydrogenase accessory sulfurtransferase FdhD has protein sequence MMIKADSERFDIHAYSSDRFTKTSVDIVKEVPLEIFLNGHRVITIACNGNHREELAVGFLRSEGFIRTAADLMKVEVSDKRNAVSVFTKGETRIPSNEHHAGKTIASSGARGWERESMEHALENLRGNLTRISPQCAFTLVESLIDSSLLHGVTGGTHSAALAYGDSIIVLREDIGRHNTIDMLGGYALLNEMDCSDKIIVRTGRVSLEIVNKVWNLGIPILISLSVPTTTAIHASMEAGITMIGSVRGGKMNVYCHEWRVSI, from the coding sequence ATGATGATAAAAGCCGATAGTGAAAGATTCGACATTCATGCATACAGTAGTGACCGATTCACGAAAACATCAGTGGATATCGTCAAAGAGGTGCCGCTCGAAATATTTCTCAATGGCCATAGGGTTATAACCATTGCCTGCAATGGAAATCATAGGGAGGAACTTGCCGTAGGATTTCTCAGGTCGGAAGGATTCATCAGGACTGCAGCAGACTTGATGAAAGTGGAAGTTTCTGATAAGCGAAACGCCGTTTCTGTCTTTACAAAAGGTGAAACGCGAATTCCTTCAAATGAACACCATGCAGGGAAGACCATTGCGTCGAGTGGAGCCCGCGGCTGGGAACGGGAAAGTATGGAGCATGCACTGGAGAATTTACGGGGGAACCTTACCCGCATTTCTCCCCAATGCGCATTCACTCTTGTGGAAAGCCTGATTGATTCATCACTCCTCCACGGTGTAACAGGCGGCACCCATTCTGCTGCTCTGGCTTATGGCGATAGTATTATCGTTTTGAGAGAAGATATCGGGAGACACAACACCATTGATATGCTGGGCGGCTATGCCCTCCTTAATGAAATGGACTGCTCGGATAAGATCATCGTAAGAACGGGGAGAGTTTCTTTAGAAATTGTTAACAAGGTCTGGAATCTGGGAATTCCGATACTCATATCCCTTTCGGTTCCGACAACGACTGCCATTCATGCATCCATGGAGGCGGGAATAACCATGATAGGGTCTGTAAGGGGTGGGAAAATGAATGTGTATTGTCACGAATGGCGGGTGTCTATATGA
- a CDS encoding SelB C-terminal domain-containing protein has product MFKEGSLIKINEDLYFHREVLLRLRENYKNLLLRDGKATPASFKELTGLSRKFIIPLMEYFDIAKLTIRAGDHRILREK; this is encoded by the coding sequence ATGTTCAAAGAAGGTTCTCTGATAAAAATTAATGAAGATCTTTACTTTCATAGAGAAGTTCTTCTCAGACTCAGGGAAAATTATAAAAACCTCCTTTTGAGAGATGGAAAGGCAACACCGGCAAGCTTCAAAGAGTTGACGGGTCTTTCAAGGAAATTCATCATTCCGTTGATGGAATATTTTGATATCGCAAAGCTCACTATCAGGGCGGGTGATCATCGTATCCTGAGAGAGAAATAG